From the genome of Oceanispirochaeta sp. M1:
AACCTCATCTGGTAATTGATTTTTCTTTCATTTAGAATTTTTAAACTATCAATAATAAGACGTATGTTTTTCACCCACCTGTGCTGGCCTACATAGAGAAGAGTCACTATTTGGGGGGCGCAATTTAAAATCTCCTGACCTTCTTTCTTCAAGTTTTGCATATCGTCAGTCTCATCGAGTACTAAATCGCTACCGTTAGGTACATAATCGATCTTCCCTTTGTATCCATATTCTCTTAAGGTTTCAATTATTGCTTCATTAGGGACCCAAACGGAATCAGCCTGTTCATAAAATTTTACAATCATTGATATAACCTGATCGAGAGTGACATCAATTTTCAACCATTTTGCAAAATCATCACGATACTTTGAATGAAAAGTCGCAACCAATGGTATTTTTCGCTTTCTGGATAAGGATAGAGCATAGTTTCCACTGACAAATGGGCAGTGAGCATGAACGATATCGAAGGGAAACATACCGATTTTATGATTGAATGTACGGTCTATTCTTGGAACACCGAGCCGATAGGGCCCGGAAATCTGAGCAGGTAGAGATTTATAACGCAGGATATGATGATCAACATCCTTAAAATTAGGAACTTTTGGACCTATTGCAAAACTGGGGGCATGGATTTTATTTAACCAATAAACATAATTTTGAACAGTAATCGCTACTCCGTCCATAATAGGTGAAAGCGAATCAGTAAATTGTCCACTAATAATCATAATTAGCCTCATCTTGATTATACTATGACTTCGTTTTATAAGTGAGATTTAAATTATCATCAGAAATATGACCGAACAACGGTTCCACTATGCTCATTCTTTTTAAGTATATGCCTCGCCCGAATAGAGTCTCTAATTTTACTTCATATCTGCTATTACCTTCGGCGATGATAGAACATTTTATGAGTGGTACAGCCGCGTTGATATGGAACTATATAAGGCTAAAAGATCTGTACGAAACCAGGTTGTCCCCTGTTTCTGATTTCCTAATGGAAAGCAGCATCCCTTTCTAAGAATTGAATGGCAAAAGGCATATGAATGCGGATATCCACAGCTGGATGAACAGCATAAGACTCTCTTTGATAAAATCAATAAACTTCTTCTTGCTTATCAGGCCAATCATTCAATGAAATTCCCTCATATTAAGTCTTAGATTATTCCACTATATAATCGATTCTGGAATAAGTATAAAACTGGAAACTATCAATCGAGTAACCATGGGTGCAATTATTACTGCAGCATTTTGGGTGGCATATTCTGTCTAGTTGGTAGGAAGTTCATCCTTTTGGTTGATTTTCAATTATCAAATCATCAATCATAATAATATTTTAAGATAACCGATAAACGGCCTTCTATCGACTGAATAAATTAGAGAGTAAGGTGTAGAACAATGTTACAAAGATCATTACTGTTTTATTTTTTTCTTATTTTAATATTGATTGGCTGTAGTAAGGCACCAACCAAAGAAATAATAGAGATTCCATATAGTCTTCATTTTGAAAATGCTAATTCCAGGATCACGTACTTTACCGTCCATAATATCAGGGAAGGATGGAGTTACTCTAAAGGTAAAGGTATAAAAATAGGAATCTTAGATAATGCTTTTGGATTCGACGAGCATTCTGAATTATATAAAGGTGGATTAAGTTTCCAAAATGATCAATATAGAGAAGTGTTTAATACAATGGCCGGTCATGGATATTGGATGGCTTCAACATTACATGAAATAGCTCCTGAGGCTGAAATATATGCTTTGGGGGTCTTTTCAAATGACGAGGATTATCAAGTAGAATCTATGCTTAGAGCTATCGATTGGGCAATTGCAAATCACTTGGACATACTAACATATTCAGGTGCGAGGATATCTGAGAAAAACCGGATAATACTGGATGGCGCCTTAGATAAATTAGATGAAAAAGGAATACTCACAACATTCATCCACTGTCCCCATGAGATGAACATTTTACCTTCAGAAAAAAGCCCTCCGATTGATGAGATAGAAAATACTCCTTTGTTTAATATATACAAGTATGATTATTCGACATTATTCCCTTATGACTATGTTGATTATTCAGGGAAATGGAATACTAATACTCAAAAACCATTTTTATCAATCTCCTCAACATCTCCAGTTCTGGCAGGTTTTATTGCAATGATAATAAGCATTGATTCTACTCTCAATTCAGATGAGATAAAGGAACTTCTATTAGAAACTAGTTATACATTTGAAACTGATGATATCAGGATTAATAATGCAGTCAATATAGGTGCAGCTGTTAGATCGCTGAAGAAAGAGCAGTAGCTGTCATGAGTATAGATATTTAATATATTTTGAAATAGGAAGAGTTTTTGATAAACCAATTTCTGTCTACTTATTGACATCATATTTAGTTATATCACCAAAATGAATCCGGAGGAGAATATGGACATACCTATAGTAGAAACAGAAAGACTAAGACTACGTGGTTTCGTATTATCTGATTTCGAAGAGTTAGTGAAGCTTAATATGAATCAAGATTTTGTTAATTTTTTTGGAACAGGAGAAGTTATAAGTAGATATGAGAGTTGGAATGTCCTTTCTATGATGGTCGGACATTGGCAACTAAGGGAATTTGGTTTATGGCTCGTAGAGGACAAAATAAGTAATACATTTATTGGACGTGTTGGTTGCTGGCAACCCGAAGGATGGCCAGGGGTTGAAGTGGCTTGGGGGATATCACCAAGTTATTGGGGAAAAGGATATGCACCAGAAGCAGCCAGGGCGTCAATAGAGTGGGCTTTTTCAAATATTAGTACTAATAAGCTTATAAGTGTCATACATCCTGAGAATAAAGCCTCAAAAAGGGTTGCCATTAAAATTGGAGAAAAACACACTTCAACTGAAATTGTCAATGGAAAGAAATCCGATATATATACAATTACGCGTGACTGATTTTTTGAATCGGCTCTAGAATCTTATTGCACTAATTACTGCCCATAATTATAAAATCTGTCTACAACCACATTTTTGTTTACTTAACACTGACCAGCCCTGGATTTATAGATCCGGCGGGATATAATTGAAGACCTGACGATGTAATTGAAGTTCAGGCAGAAGTCTTTGATTGGGACTTATGTCCTCTTCTGCGCATTAGCAGGGTACCGCAAGACGCAGTACCCTTTTTTTGGCCTCGATACTGGCCCTCTGATCCATTGTTTGGCTAATCGGAGGTATGTTTGACTACCGACTGGTTAAAGCGATACTGAGGGCAATACATCCTGTCTTGCTTATACCTTTGATTCAAAAGGACAGTTCTCAGAATTACCCCCACAGGGGATAATGTCACTAGGAACCCCAAGTTTCTCAATCCCAGGTCTTGTACACACAGGGATCATTTCAACTTCTACCCCTTCTGATCCGACTGAACGGAAATATGGAGTTTCTTCTTTGTAATGGATGCAATTTGTCATAGTTTACTCTCTTTCTTATTAAATATATTTTTATTCATTTTAATATATCGCGCTTCTTGATTATTAAAATGAACCATGAGAATAAATTTCTCTTGGATTAATTTATTTTGCAGCATAATGGGCAAAAAGATACAGTTTATAATAAAAAATATTTCTCTAAATCCGATTTCTCAATGATGATTGTAGAATGGGCAGTTTTTGGGGTACTCTTCAAAAGGAGGGGAATTCTTCATGATAGAATCGACGTCTTTTCATATGAAATAGATATTTATTACAACTGAAAATGCATAATCTTATAGGGAAAGAAATATGCAAATGATCTCAAGGTATGATTTAAGAGAACTGTAATCCCTTAATCTGGATCCAAGGAATATTTCCTGTACCGAAGTTGGTTGATTCCTTGCTGATAGCCACAATATCCTTAAGCATTTGAGCAATATTCCCTGTAATCATGGTTTCTGACAAGGCAGTGGTGCGTTTGCCCTTCTCCAAGAGAAAACTGTTTTTAATGACTCCTGAAAAATCTCCATTTGGTGCCGGTGATCCCATGGACAATCTCCCCACTAATGCTCCCCTGTTCACACTGTAGATCATTTCCTCTTGGGACGTTTTTCTTGAAGTAATCTCCCACCCCATTCCCAGGGGTTGGTGAGGTAAGCCCAGCTTTCTACTGCCATAATAGGAGGGGAGAAGAGATTTCAGCTGCCCCTTTTCCAGAAGGTGAAACGGTTCTAACAGAAAACCTTCGTTATTAAATGGAACTACACCCGGACCCTCCAATATGTGATAAAGATCCAGTTGTTCATCGGCAATTATCTCTCCCACCGCTTTTTTGTATATGGAAGTATCCTGCATCAGGGCAAAATCCCCAAGTTGTCCGAAAAGCCACCTCATTAAGCTGCTGACGGCATTCGGCATAAGGATAACATCCCCTGTAAATTTTTCTTTTATTTGGCAGGTTTTTGTCTCCTGAACACTGTTTTCCATCATGCTTTGAATGTTGAACTGATTCTGTATATCCGGTGGAATGCTCTCCATCATTCCACCGGTATAGCTAAAAGAACTACTGCCGTGCTTATCCTTACTGGAGCCCATTAGAACCATTCCATAGAAACCGTGGCTGAGTTCCAGCTCGCAGCCCCTGGAACTCAGAACTGTCGTTTTATTTAGATTGTGATCCAGGAGTCCTTCTTCTATCTGGAAGCTTGGGAATGTTTGTGAACGGTAGGCAAGAATATTTTTTGCTCCCTGGACCAAGCTTTCCAGATCTGCCTTTTGAGTCCCTTTTACAAAACTTCCCCTTTGATCAAAGGCCACTGCATTTGCCTCATCAGGGGGAGTCGTTGTTACGTCCCGTGCCATTTCCTCTATGAGATTTGTTACAGCCTCAGGATCAGTAGTTGAAGTTGAACCGGTGACTTTACGATTATCCTGTATCGCCATGATAGCAAGCTTTTCTGATTCAGTGCTCCGCATGAGGCTCACTTTATTATGGGCAATATTGAGTTCGTTCTTCAGATTCTCTGTGAGTGTTATACAAACTTCATCGAAGCTAGAACTCATAACCTGTGTGAGGATTTTCTCTGCAAGGCCTTTCATCATTCACCTCCCAATTGGGCTTTAGCCCGGATAGCTGGTCCCCCCATGGAGACGACCATGGGCTGTTTTTTTCCGCAGTATCCTGAGTTTATCCAGTACATATCATTTGAAACAGCATCTACGGATTGAAGCATTTTCAAAGCAGATCCAGATAGGGTTGTATCTTTAATGGCTCTTCCCAGCTTGCCATTTTTGATTTCGTAACCAAGATTCACACCAAACATAAACTCTGTAGTGGTATCAGCCTGCCCGTTTTGGGTTTTCATCAGATAATATCCGTCTTCTACACCAGAGATCATTTCTTCAAGCTCCGAGTTACCGGGAAGGATGGCCGTATTACGCATTCGGATCAGAGGTTCGTCATCCGGTTTAAAAGCCCTGGCATTCCCCGTAGGAATATCCTTGAAGGTCATTGCTGTTTCACGGTTGTGCATGAAATCTGTCAACACACCATCCTGAATTAAAGTGACGTCTATTCCCTGAGTTCCTTCATCATCTGCATAGACCGGCATAAGGAGTTCTTGTCCTTCATAAGTATGGGCAAAATCAACCATTGTGATCAGGTCACTGGCAATTTTCTTTCCTCTCAGATCTCCTGTCACGGCACCACCTAGAACCAAGTCTGCTTCACAGGGATGCCCCATCGCTTCGTGCGCCAACATTCCCGCCAGGTTTGGTGCTAATACTACGGATTGCAATCCTCCTTTAGCAGGTACAGCTTCCCGTTTTGCCAAGAGGTGCTGATATAAGTCATCCAGTTTTTCCTCCACAATAGCCATAGATAGATCCAGGTCTCCTACTCCGCCCTTACCGAAAATACTCTCCCCCAACACTACAGGTTTATCATCAGCATCCTTAATGGTCATCAATATGCCCAGCGATGCCCGAGAGATATTGTTGTAGACTCGGCTGCCGGCACTGTTCTGTACAAACTTATCGTGAAACTCATCCGTGGTTACCAGTGAGACTGTGCTGATTTCAGAATATTTTTTCCTTACCATGGCATCGATACTTACCATCAGTTCAATGACTTCCAGAGAACTTAGGTTTGGTTTCCCGCTGAAACCGTGTTCACCCTGATAGCCTCCAGTAGGTAACAAGTTTTTATTCTCACCAAAAATCTCCAATGCATGAGCATTGGCCAGGGCCTTATTACTCAAATCTTGAGGAGAGGGATTCCTGGTGCTTGAGGCAAATCCCCAATACCCTTTGTGATATACACGGGCCGAAAATCCCTGACGGTGAGAGTTATCATTTGATACGAGTGAACCGTCAACCATGATAATACGGCGATTTCGTATCTCATGATGTCTATATTCGTTATAGGTCCCAGAATGGATGAAATTAGTAAAAGGCATATATCCTCCCTTTGCAACTATCATTTAAGTTGCGCCTCGTATCTATTCACGCAGAAATCCTTGTGTGGAGATCATAGAACCATTTAAATCAGTTACTTCAACCTCGATTGTGTCACCTTTAAATTTGTAGTTATATTTTGCTCTCCACCCTAATTCAGGTATTGCAGTTTCCCAAAAAATCCTGTTATCAATAATTTCTGCTTTCGCTGCAATAGAGAGATCTGGTCTGACATTGTTATAGTGATATCGTCCATTTAAACCAGTTTGGATTTTTGTAGGTTTGTTATTAGAATCAATTGAAGTCAATGACAATATATTATTAACAAGTTTTTCAGAATCCATCCCCATTTTTTCAGGTGTAGATTCTTGCCATCCTTGAGTAGGCCAATACTCAACGGTTTGATTCTGATTTGAGCAACCGATAATAATCACAACAATGATCATTATGTTTAAATATTTTATATAATATTTCCTCAAAACCTAACCTGCCTGTACGACTCATAAATTCGTTATATGATAATAAATCAATTGTATATTATTGCATACTTTTTTTAAATTTTACTTTCCACTTATCCATTTCAAATATCATTTTTATCAATTTTTTTCAGCCTATGCAAAATAATAATATCTTTCTGAATACAGAACTCCACAAGGGTATAAAACAGAATAATTTTTCTTGCTGTCCAGAGACTGATTCTGGAGGATTTCATCCTTCCGACCGGGCTTAAAAACGGCCTTTATTCCATTACTGATTTGCTGTATCCAGCTAATCCGGTGATCTAAAGAGTACAAATACTGTACACTCGTATGCTTTACAATAAATCCTGTCATGATATACTTCTGAATGGAGATCGAATGATACTCAATAATAAACAAGCAGAATTGATACGGAGAATTGTTTCCTATATCTATACTCATGATCTTAACCAGAATGCCTTTATAGAACTCACACCCTATATATGTGAGCTTCTTGGGATCCATTATTTTGCAACTTCCTTTCTTCCGAATAAATATGCACCTGAAAGATTTCTCACATCCAATAATCCGGAAGAGTTCAACAGACTCTACACCTCTCTGATTGATCAGGATTTTTTAATGGATGCATTGGTAAAAAAACATAGAATTGTGCTATATAGAAACCTGACAAAAGAACTAAATCTGAAGTCCAATGAATTTGTTAATGAAACACAAAAATTGCGGCCTGTCTCGGACTGTTGTTACCTGCCCCTTAAAATCAATGGAGAATTACTCGGATTTTATGCCATAGCCAGGGCGGGAGAAAAATCAAAAGATCTATCCGCAAAAGACATTGAAATTTTCAATTTTGTCTGCGATATCATTACAGACAGATTTAAACAGAATCTTTATATCAGCCCTGAAACAGCTGATATCGCCTATATGAATTCCTTTGGAGAGATCTCCTTTATGGGGAGTAGAATAAAAGATACTTTTATTGAATTATTCGGAGACAGGCACTTTGAGAGACCTTTATTCGGTAATTCTCAGAACTCGACAATCCTGAACAGCTATTTCAGACAATTTGAAAAATGTGATGAAAACACAAAAACAGGAGAAATAACGTTCTGCTTTGAAGGTAAAAAAGTTATCTTTCATTTCAATAAACTGATTGATACTGTAATACGCCCTTATGCGTATAAAGAGCCTCAATACAAAATAACACTGCACAAAGATTCAGATGATCCTCTGCAATCCTCGCTCATTGATTATTCACTTATTCAAAAGAGCTACCATCTAACTCCCAAAGAGATTGAAATCATAAGTTTTATTTACAAGGGGCTCACCAATAGACAGATTGCATCCCGTTTAGCCATATCCGAATCGACAGTCAAACATCATGTATGGAATATTTTTAACAAAACCGGTGTCGACAATAGAACACAATTAATCTTTACGGTTACATCCTGATTCTTATTCCTTCTGTGGAAATATACAACTAAAGTATTATTGCCAAGCCAGTATACATCAGATAAACTTCATATAATGATCTCTTGTCCTCTTAATAGTCTTAAGAATCTGGCAGGGATGGTGTAATGGGATATTCACCTGAGAACAACATTGATGAGTAATTGGAATAAAAAATGAGATGTTATATTGAATTCACAAAGGACAGTGAGACTTCCAGATGGCTGACGAAGGCTAAAGGCGAGATTCAGTATTCACTTGAAGAAGCAAAGGATCTGATTGATAAAGCGATATTCATTTCAAGCCTGAACGCTCATGATACAAACTCATTTTTCAGACTTACTATCTCTGATAAGCCCTTTGACCACCAGCTCAAACTCGGACTTAGCGGTCAGGAGTATCATATCGTTGAGAATGTTTTATTCTCCGGTCACGGGTCCTTTTTTCCAGAGATGTTCCATCTATTCAGTTCAAAACCGGAAATCTTATATATGAAAATAGAGAGTCCCAATGATTTCAACAAATCTGAGGTTCTAAAAATGAGTTTCAACGATAAATCAATCATACCTGAGACATCTATTGATGAATTCAAAAAATGGAATAATCACATCTCACCCTTCGAATAGAATCTCCCGGGAATATTACAATCTCGAAAACGGTCATTACATGAGATATCAATAATCAGTTGTACCTTTTCCAGAGTAAGCTTACGGGGAAAATTTTTAACGGCTCCTTTCCGCTTGTCACCATCGGGATTCTTTTTCCACCTGTGATAAGTTCTTGTAATCACTGGGCCGCGACGGATGATTGTGCATTTTAAAACGCCCGGCTTCACAGATCCATTGCATTTTTATGCTTTTTTTGTTTTCTTGGAGCTAAAGCCCGGATTTTCTTCCCGGACAAGCATGTCCATGAATTTTGCAAATCGCCTCTGTCTGGTTTCGGGTTTCTTCGCACTTGTCAATCCGTACGCAATGGCATAACGACTCGATTTGTTGAGCATTTCAAAAAACTGTTTCGCTTTCGGCTTGCTCTCCAGTGCTGCCAGAAAATCTGCTGGCACTTTCATTTCACTTGCCACATAGACGTTCTCCCAACGGCCGTCCACTTTGGCGGCTCGAATATGCACGAGCCCCGACTCCGTCATCCGGCCCTCGCTGATCAGACGCTCCGCATGCTCTTTGTTCCTTTTTGACCAGTTGCTTCGAGCTTTCCTGGGAGTAATTCGCTGGAAATAGGCTTGGTCATCGATTGACTTCTTGATGCCGTCGATCCAGCCCCAACATAGTGCCTCAATCACAACATCATCCCAAGTCACGCTCGGAATACCAGTCTTTTTCCTGAATATCTTCACCCACAGCTCACTTTCGGTGGCATGATTAACCTTGAGCCATCGGCCGAGATCTTTCGGCGATGCAAAGGTCATGATTCTCGCTGGATCGGGTTCAGGCATAAAACTAGATTCTCCTAGGCATAACACCTATTTCTACTGCGATTATGTCCCATAGGTTTCGGCTGCGGGCGGTCACTTCCATATATTCCAATAGAAAGTCTTCCACCACAAACGGAGGGATCTGATCAGGATACATTTTCAAGCGACCTTTATGCTTCTATACTACTTGCGATCCTATCAAGAGCAGATATTGATTTTACAATAATCTCTGTCAGATCCTTTCTATTCATGGAAATTGTCTTCCTGTCCGCATTTTCCAGAGCATTGTATAACTGTGTTAGTCTATAGTTTCCAGCGACACCCTTCAGTTGATGAATAATATCATCTTTATTATCTGGAAAATCGTTGTCTTTAATCATTATTATGCTCTCTTCAAGTGTCTTTATACAGGATTTCAGTATATCAAGAAGCACATCATCATTCAGATCACTCCTCAATTCCTGAATAAACGCTCTATTAATGACATCATTACAATTAATTATATTTTTAATTCCATTTTCGTTCACTTGAGTGAGGTCCAGATTGTTTTTGCTTCCGATCAGTTTCAGACTTTCTTTTAATTGGGATATACATACCGGCTTTGATATATAACCGGTAAAACCTATATTCTCAGCCTTTATTACTATCTCATTACGGGAATCCGCGGTCAAAAGGAAAGTCTTAACATCCGGATTCTTTTCCCATATTTCCTTCGCGGTCTCAATCCCATCTTTTTCAGGCATATGAAGATCAATTATAATAGCATCAAAATCGGAATGGCGGCTTTTTTCAATCCCCTGCCTGCTGCCCAGTGCATATGAGACGTTCTGATTTAAAGATTCAAATAAACCGCCGACAATCTTTAAATTGGCTTCAATATCGTCAATAAGCAGTATTTTATATGAATCAATGTTTATTTCTTCTTCAGTGGAATGCTCATCACTGTCAATTGTCAGCAGAAGGTTGAAGCCGAATGTACTGCCTGAACTCAATTTACTTTCAATCTCAAGCTTACTGTTCATAGCATCAAGCAGTTCGCTGCATATTGCCAGTCCCAAACCGCTGCCGTCAAAACTTCTTGTATTTGATTGCTCAACCTGAGTAAAAGGTTTCAGTATTGTCTCAA
Proteins encoded in this window:
- a CDS encoding YdeI family protein; amino-acid sequence: MPEPDPARIMTFASPKDLGRWLKVNHATESELWVKIFRKKTGIPSVTWDDVVIEALCWGWIDGIKKSIDDQAYFQRITPRKARSNWSKRNKEHAERLISEGRMTESGLVHIRAAKVDGRWENVYVASEMKVPADFLAALESKPKAKQFFEMLNKSSRYAIAYGLTSAKKPETRQRRFAKFMDMLVREENPGFSSKKTKKA
- a CDS encoding glycosyltransferase, with the translated sequence MIISGQFTDSLSPIMDGVAITVQNYVYWLNKIHAPSFAIGPKVPNFKDVDHHILRYKSLPAQISGPYRLGVPRIDRTFNHKIGMFPFDIVHAHCPFVSGNYALSLSRKRKIPLVATFHSKYRDDFAKWLKIDVTLDQVISMIVKFYEQADSVWVPNEAIIETLREYGYKGKIDYVPNGSDLVLDETDDMQNLKKEGQEILNCAPQIVTLLYVGQHRWVKNIRLIIDSLKILNERKINYQMRFVGDGSDMEKIQDLVNKYKMNNQVSFVGPIYDRGKLKRIYAASDLFVFPSLYDNASLATREAAGLNIPTIFVEYATTANGIVDNQNGFLSANDAISFADKLVLILSDLKNLKSVGQNARESLYKPWDEIASMVYGKYDEIVDQFKYEHLKRIF
- a CDS encoding GNAT family N-acetyltransferase, coding for MDIPIVETERLRLRGFVLSDFEELVKLNMNQDFVNFFGTGEVISRYESWNVLSMMVGHWQLREFGLWLVEDKISNTFIGRVGCWQPEGWPGVEVAWGISPSYWGKGYAPEAARASIEWAFSNISTNKLISVIHPENKASKRVAIKIGEKHTSTEIVNGKKSDIYTITRD
- a CDS encoding metallopeptidase TldD-related protein translates to MKGLAEKILTQVMSSSFDEVCITLTENLKNELNIAHNKVSLMRSTESEKLAIMAIQDNRKVTGSTSTTDPEAVTNLIEEMARDVTTTPPDEANAVAFDQRGSFVKGTQKADLESLVQGAKNILAYRSQTFPSFQIEEGLLDHNLNKTTVLSSRGCELELSHGFYGMVLMGSSKDKHGSSSFSYTGGMMESIPPDIQNQFNIQSMMENSVQETKTCQIKEKFTGDVILMPNAVSSLMRWLFGQLGDFALMQDTSIYKKAVGEIIADEQLDLYHILEGPGVVPFNNEGFLLEPFHLLEKGQLKSLLPSYYGSRKLGLPHQPLGMGWEITSRKTSQEEMIYSVNRGALVGRLSMGSPAPNGDFSGVIKNSFLLEKGKRTTALSETMITGNIAQMLKDIVAISKESTNFGTGNIPWIQIKGLQFS
- a CDS encoding response regulator transcription factor, producing MILNNKQAELIRRIVSYIYTHDLNQNAFIELTPYICELLGIHYFATSFLPNKYAPERFLTSNNPEEFNRLYTSLIDQDFLMDALVKKHRIVLYRNLTKELNLKSNEFVNETQKLRPVSDCCYLPLKINGELLGFYAIARAGEKSKDLSAKDIEIFNFVCDIITDRFKQNLYISPETADIAYMNSFGEISFMGSRIKDTFIELFGDRHFERPLFGNSQNSTILNSYFRQFEKCDENTKTGEITFCFEGKKVIFHFNKLIDTVIRPYAYKEPQYKITLHKDSDDPLQSSLIDYSLIQKSYHLTPKEIEIISFIYKGLTNRQIASRLAISESTVKHHVWNIFNKTGVDNRTQLIFTVTS
- a CDS encoding S8/S53 family peptidase — translated: MLQRSLLFYFFLILILIGCSKAPTKEIIEIPYSLHFENANSRITYFTVHNIREGWSYSKGKGIKIGILDNAFGFDEHSELYKGGLSFQNDQYREVFNTMAGHGYWMASTLHEIAPEAEIYALGVFSNDEDYQVESMLRAIDWAIANHLDILTYSGARISEKNRIILDGALDKLDEKGILTTFIHCPHEMNILPSEKSPPIDEIENTPLFNIYKYDYSTLFPYDYVDYSGKWNTNTQKPFLSISSTSPVLAGFIAMIISIDSTLNSDEIKELLLETSYTFETDDIRINNAVNIGAAVRSLKKEQ
- a CDS encoding TldD/PmbA family protein — encoded protein: MPFTNFIHSGTYNEYRHHEIRNRRIIMVDGSLVSNDNSHRQGFSARVYHKGYWGFASSTRNPSPQDLSNKALANAHALEIFGENKNLLPTGGYQGEHGFSGKPNLSSLEVIELMVSIDAMVRKKYSEISTVSLVTTDEFHDKFVQNSAGSRVYNNISRASLGILMTIKDADDKPVVLGESIFGKGGVGDLDLSMAIVEEKLDDLYQHLLAKREAVPAKGGLQSVVLAPNLAGMLAHEAMGHPCEADLVLGGAVTGDLRGKKIASDLITMVDFAHTYEGQELLMPVYADDEGTQGIDVTLIQDGVLTDFMHNRETAMTFKDIPTGNARAFKPDDEPLIRMRNTAILPGNSELEEMISGVEDGYYLMKTQNGQADTTTEFMFGVNLGYEIKNGKLGRAIKDTTLSGSALKMLQSVDAVSNDMYWINSGYCGKKQPMVVSMGGPAIRAKAQLGGE